Part of the Salmo trutta chromosome 5, fSalTru1.1, whole genome shotgun sequence genome is shown below.
cacacaaacacacctatgAAAGCCTTGAATATAAACCTAAACTGTTCTGCGCTCTTAAACAATTCTACATGTGGTGTGTCTTTTCACTTCTTGTAAAATATCTAAATGGGAAGAGAAGGGAAATATGAGCCTGACTGCATTATAGTATCACCAATAAGGCAAGGGACATCGCGATACGATATTATTAGCATACAGGTGCCAATAAGTTATGTATGGTCATTTTATTGCGATTCGGCATTCCAAAAAATAGCGTCGTTttggtacagccaactagcacaaATTATATTGCAATATTGTCAAAACTATAGACTGTTGTCAAAAATAATGTTCTGATATGTAACTATTGATTTCCCCCCATATCACAATCAACACCATGTAGTACCACATTTCAGTTTGGAATCAACCAGACTAGGGCCATGTCCCAATTATCTCTTCCTCTTGAAAGGAAGTGACTCAAATAATAAATGTAGTGGAACTCCCACTGGCCTATGCCAATACAATGCTTTTTATATTTGTGGGGAACAACGGTACGCTtcgggagaaaggagagattattgggactCTATGATTATGTCCCTCTCCAGCCCATAATAGTCACAGCTGTGCGTGTTATATCACCTCTTACTAGGGTCACATGACCTGCCTGCGTTCTCCCCTCATCGACCCTGGTAGGTACTAACCCAGCCTTGTCAACTGGCCAGGCGTGACAGCACATCCTAGCCAAAATCACTAACTGAAAAGTGCGTTAAGCTTTTGGATAGACACCCAGACCCAACACGGCAGTGTAATCTGAAATGTGTGCGTGTCCACCGTACAGAGAGCGCTGTGGAGCCTTCTATTTTTATCATTATGAAAGTGGACACCAGCCATGAGGGGCTCTGCTTTGGGATTTACAAAGACAGACATTTGAGAATGTCCTCCCCACACCACGTAATAACATATCCcatggctacatcccaaatgacaccctatttgtTCActgtaaagtgcactacttttgaccgtagccctatgggccctggttaggAGCAGTGCACcaaatagggtatagggtgccaattgggacttTTGATTCAATTTACCACAAAAAAAGTCTAATAATGAAAGACACTGACTTAAATCACTTCCTGTTAATGTAGTTCACAGACATTTATGAGAAGTCATGCGTCAAGAGTACACATGGTAGCTAATATGCTATTGGATGTATCCAAATAGCAGTCTATTCCCTCCaaagttcactacttttgactggagccCTTTGAGCCCCTATAGTGCGTTATGTATGGTATAGGGTGGCATGGGATGCAGTCATTCTATTATTTAGCGTCTCTGATCTCGTCATGCCAGCCGTGGATCATGTTGTTTGTGTATCTAATGACTGCAGTATGCTCAGGTACTTTGTCATGCTAAGTCTTGTTTGTTATGATAATACTATTTGTCCAACAGGTTTTTGGGGCGCTACTTCTTGCTTTACTGCCACAACTTTTGTTTTTTATGTGTGTGGTATATTTTTCCCCTCAAGTACCTCATGGGGGCAGCACTGATCCAAAAACAAGAAATACTGAACTTCTGGAAACTTTTTCTCATTCTAGAGACATCGCCCCCTCCCTGTAGATGCAATACATCTCCCACAATGCATTGCTGAGCTCCAGCTCGGCTGACCAATAATGACACTCttctctccaacagaaacaggtaggcaggcaggcagaccacGACCGTCCAGGGTACAGGCAATATGGAGTGAGTTCTGGCTATTTCAACCCTGCCTATATGTTCTATAGATATAGGAACAGAAGGCTTTAAACCCTGAAATCTGTGCAGAATGGCTGTTGACaaacattgtgtgtgtatgtgacaatgACAACCCCCACCTTCCTGTGAACAAACCATTACATTAGATTATAGGCACATGAAAGTCCACCTATACAGTCACCATGTACTGTGAGCCATCACCCAAAGTGACCTACATACACAATGAAGGGGATGCTTGTTTTAaacaactgtgtgtgtctgtgattagacacacacacacacacacactctgaaatcAGGTCTAGTTTATGTTGAAAAGCATCCTCAAACAGGCACACGGTCACAGACACGCATATCCACACACTCagcttatgtctctctctctctcccctctgtttcCCTGCTCTTCTCCTTTCATCCCCTTCTCATAAACAACGGTGTCCCACCACCAGTAGCTTGATGGCTGGCAACGTTACCAACAAGACTGACCCTCGCTCCCTCAACTCCCGGGTCTTCATTGGGAACCTCAACACTCTCCTGGTCACCAAGGCAGACGTGGAGGCCATCTTCAGGTCGGGAGCATGGACAGTACTATGCAGGGTTGCACAATTCCAGTAACTTTCTCTTAAATTCcccttttatttatatatatattactgaacaaaatataaatgcaacatgaaacATTTTcagagattttactgagttacagttcatataaggaaatcagtcaatataaataaattaggccctaatctatggatttcacgtgactgtgcagccataggcccacccacatggcagccaggcccaggcaatcagaaatatattttttccctataaaagggcttttattacagacagacattctctaaaatgacgtttagaggcagcttatggtagagaaatgaacattaatttctttggcaacggctctggtggacattcctgcagccgGCATGCCAGTTGCATGCtacctcaacttgagacatctgtggcattgtgttgtgacaactgcacattttagagtggcctcttattgtccccagcacaaggtgcacctgtgtaatgatcatgctgtttagtaagcttcttgatatgccacacctgtcaggtggatggattatcttggcaaggtagaaatgctcactagcagggatgtaaacaaatttgtgcaaaacaattggagagaaataagcttttgtgtgaatggaaaatgtatggtatcttttatttcagctcattaaacatgggaccaacaccttacatgttgcgttttatatttttgttcagtgtatatttattCTGGTTGGAACATTTTCCGGAATCAGGaggggaataagcaggaaatccggaaTCATCTAATCACGATTACTGGAAAACTTAGAAAAGTTACCGGAATTTCGCAAGCCTAGTACTATGTCTAATCTCTGCTCCCACCTCTCCAGCCCCTGTGTACATGTTTCTATGGAGGGGTTGGGATGTAGCAGAAGACAAGTTTCCATTCGTTGTACGTTGGGCAATAATGTAACCTTCTTTATCTTCAGCAAGTACGGCAAGATAGTGGGCTGCTCCGTGCACAAGGGGTTCGCCTTTGTCCAGTACGCCAATGAGAGGAATGCCCGGGCCGCCGTAGGGGGCGAGGATGGGAGAATGATCGTAGGACAGGTGCTGGGTAAGAACCTGGGCTGCGTTTTCCGCTCCTTCTATGTCTTCCCTTTACCTCCAATAGGTTTCCCTCTTCTGAAGGCATAGTAGATGTAGATGTGATCATTTGGATTTGAGCCCCATCTTGATTAAACTTTCTCTAATTTTCCTTCTTTCTCTGCTCTttgtctcccccccctctctctctctcagacattaACCTTGCTTGTGAACCGAAGCATCAGAGATTGAAGACTGTGAAGCGCTCTGCGGGAGATATGTACAGGTGTGTGAATTTAAATAGGATCTTTACCAAGTGCTCCAGTCAATCCTTTttgtataaaaataaatacatgtaaatgtTGAACTATGCAATCTACTGTTCCAAccatgctttctctctctcgctctctctctgtccctctctcttgtttccctctctctccctctttttgcTTTCTTCCTCAGTTCTTCATTTGATTTGGAATATGACTTCCAGAGAGATTACTATGACCGGTGAGTCTTCCTTTCTCGGTTGCCACACCCTGTACTGACAAAAGGGATAAAGAATGAGATGTTTGTTTTGCTGTTGTAGGATGTACCCGTACCAGTCCCGTgtgccccctccacctcctccccccctGTCCCGGGCGGTGATCCCCTCCAAGCGGCCCCGGGTCAGTTTGAGTGGAGgcggtggaggaagaggaggtggaggagcagggGGCAGCCGACGCACCAAGACCAACTTCTCATCCTCCAGGAGCAGCCAGAGCAGGGTCTCCACCTCACGCACCAGTCAGTACCACACACACGCATGGAATTATAGATGCTTTTGACACTTCCCACAGTGacgacatacactgagtataccagacatcaggaacaccttcctaatattgagtcaccccccccccctccccttgcactcagaacagcatcaattcgtcagggcatggactttacaaggtgttgaaaagcattccacagggatgctggcccatgttgattccaatgcttcccacagttgtgtctggatatcctttgggggggtggaccattcttgaaacacacgggaaactattgagcatgaaaaacccagcagcgttgcagttcttgacacaaacctagcacctactatcatacccagTTTAAAGGCACCCAAATCTTtggtcttgctcattcaccctctgaatggcacacatacacaatccatgtatcatggtttaaaaatccttctttaacctgtctccccccccttcatctacactgattgaagtggatttaacaagtgacatcaataaaggatcatatctttcacctgggcAGTCTAtggcatggaaagagcaggtgttcttaatgtattTTATACTCGAGTATATGATAATATTTTccattttagcagatgctttaaTCCAAAGCGACTTACTCATGCTTGCATGTgtttttacgtatgggtggtcccgtgaatcaaacccacaatgCTGGTATTGCAAGCCCCACTACACACAATATAACCACACACTTACTAACTCTGAATTGACTCCGGTCATTTACACTGTAGACACATGAACATGTTCATTATATGGAAGTGAAATCCATACCTACTGTTAATGTATGCCTCTGACTCTttctgtcccctctctaacccagTGAAGGCAGACGACCTGCAGACCATCAAGAGAGAGCTGACCCAGATCAAACACAAGGTGGACTACCTGCTGGAGAGTCTGGAGCGCATGGAGAAGGACCACACCAAGAAGTTAGGTAGGACGGGACAGACACTAGTGAGGAAGTACACAGACACTAGTGAGGAAGTACACTTGTTTCCCACTGCATTTTCAAACATTAggtatgaaacaacacatattttTGTTTATCAATAAACCTCTCCCTCCCATCCCCCTCACTCTCCAGACATGAAGAGTAGTGGGAAGCCGGAACTCGGAGAGGTGTCTCCTCTCCACTGCGGAGGAAAGAAGGAGGAGAGcttgaagagggagagggagagccaaCTGCTCAATGActcagaagaggaggagggagacctactggaggaggaggaggtgagagggggatgaaggaggagaggaggcgagaGGGGGGTGGCGGAGGTGAGCGTGGGATTAAAGAGCGGAGCAAACTGAGGGGGCGGAGATTTAGGAGAGGCGAGATCAGTACTTGAGGGGGCACTTGAGAGGGAATGGAGCGGAAAATAGTTtgaggtgtagtgtgtgtgcatcccaaatggcacccttatttcctatatagtgcgctaATTTTGACCAGGTCctggtagaaagtagtgcaccatatagggtgACATTTTGGGACTCAGTGTCTAATATCAGGTTATTGAATGTTCTCTGCAGGTGAAGAGTCGAGGAAGGGAAGATGACGATGAAGAGGAGGAAGGTGAGGATGATGGAGATAGCGCCAACGGAGACGACTCTTAAACACCGCAAGATTGTCTgttcgcacgcacacacatgcatacacacacacacactccctgacaTACACAAAAGGAAATGTGTATAATTACATAGCAACACACATGCAGTACATGGACAGCTGTTCCTACTGAACTCGGTATTCATATGGACATTTCCACTATGTACTGTACCATTCTGAACGTGTGTTCACCTACACATTCAGTAACACTCTACCAGTTATGTCAAGCAAATATCTGTCCCTTTTCTTCTCTTTGGATTTCTCTCCGCTGTATTAGTTTGTAGCCTCATACGGCCATCCTGATCTCTCCATTTACATTAtttgtgaagtgaaatgaaacgAGAGAGCGTGCGCAGCAGTCAGGATGGTGGACCAGGCTAATTATTTGGCCCCCGATCAAAGATTTTCTTTATGTATATCGTATGTATCTTGAAAAATGGTTTTATTCTAGTTGTACTAGTCCGGATACAGTGgatctcaaacctctcctcagagACCCCCAGTCGTTCCATGTTTTTGATCTATTCcaca
Proteins encoded:
- the hnrnpc gene encoding heterogeneous nuclear ribonucleoproteins C1/C2 isoform X2 encodes the protein MDLMAGNVTNKTDPRSLNSRVFIGNLNTLLVTKADVEAIFSKYGKIVGCSVHKGFAFVQYANERNARAAVGGEDGRMIVGQVLDINLACEPKHQRLKTVKRSAGDMYSSSFDLEYDFQRDYYDRMYPYQSRVPPPPPPPLSRAVIPSKRPRVSLSGGGGGRGGGGAGGSRRTKTNFSSSRSSQSRVSTSRTMKADDLQTIKRELTQIKHKVDYLLESLERMEKDHTKKLDMKSSGKPELGEVSPLHCGGKKEESLKRERESQLLNDSEEEEGDLLEEEEVKSRGREDDDEEEEGEDDGDSANGDDS
- the hnrnpc gene encoding heterogeneous nuclear ribonucleoproteins C1/C2 isoform X1, whose protein sequence is MDSLMAGNVTNKTDPRSLNSRVFIGNLNTLLVTKADVEAIFSKYGKIVGCSVHKGFAFVQYANERNARAAVGGEDGRMIVGQVLDINLACEPKHQRLKTVKRSAGDMYSSSFDLEYDFQRDYYDRMYPYQSRVPPPPPPPLSRAVIPSKRPRVSLSGGGGGRGGGGAGGSRRTKTNFSSSRSSQSRVSTSRTMKADDLQTIKRELTQIKHKVDYLLESLERMEKDHTKKLDMKSSGKPELGEVSPLHCGGKKEESLKRERESQLLNDSEEEEGDLLEEEEVKSRGREDDDEEEEGEDDGDSANGDDS